AGAGAtacagcacccagaccccacagcacccagaccccacagcacccagaccccacagcacccagaccccacagcacccagaccccacagcacccagaccccacagcacccagaccccacagcacccagaccccacagcacccagaccccacagcacccagacccacagcacccagaccccacagcacccagaccccacagcacccagaccccacagcacccagaccccacagcacccagaccccacagcacccagaccccacagcacccagaccccacagcacccagaccccacagcacccagaccccacagcacccagaccccacagcacccagaccccacagcacccagaccccacagcacccagaccccacagcacccagaccccacagcacccagaccccacagcacccagaccccacagcacccagaccccacagcacccagaccccacagcacccagaccccacagcacccagaccccacagcacccagaccccacagcacccagaccccacagcacccagaccccacagcacccagaccccacagcacccagaccccacagcacccagaccccacagcacccagaccccacagcacccagaccccacagcacccagaccccacagcacccagaccccacagcacccagaccccacagcacccagaccccacagcacccagaccccacagcacccagaccccacagcacccagaccccacagcacccagaccccacagcacccagaccccacagcacccagaccccacagcacccagacccacagcacccagaccccacagcacccagaccccccacagcacccagaccccacagcacccagaccccacagcacccagaccccacagcacccagaccccacagcacccagaccccacagcacccagaccccacagcacccagaccccacagcacccagaccccacagcacccagaccccacagcacccagaccacactccacccagaccacactccacccagaccacactccacccaaaccacactccacccagactacactccacccacaccacactccacccacaccacactccacccagactacactccacccacaccacactccacccacaccacactccacccacaaCGTACTACATAGCAACAGATTTATCATTTCATTACCCCTATAATGTTTTGTATTTATCATCCTAAAATTAAGTTCTTAACAATTACTTGATCATATGACAGTTATTTCACACAAATATCAGGTATCCCAAAGATGTAATGTTATACATCCATGACCTGCTAGACTATAAACATTACACattcattaaattatattttgtagttgtaaattatcattcatCATGTAAGTGTCATTTGCTCTTGTATGGcattcattttattattatatgttaTGAATTGATATTAAACAGATTAATGTCATCATTGGGGGTATTTCTGTGTATTacatttgttttatattctCTAAATACATGTGATcattttatcaaagtaCATACTGCTATTTAACTATAGCTCttgttcattttcatttgtcATTAGGATTTAGTTTTATCTAGTACTTTGAATCCCATAGTGGAGCCttagatatatatggaCATATCATCTACTCTACAAATGTCTTTTCATGAATGTAGATATGCGGCCAGAAATATGTACAGTGAACTTTTTAATCTATCTGCATAATATTCAGAACACCTTGTGGTGCATGTTATCGTATTTCTGATAGCTCACTTTAAACTTACCACCAGAAATCCTCTCCtcattaccaaaatatatattattggaaCCCTACACAGCCCTAACTAACCCTAACTGTAATAACTTAAACCCTACTTACCCACACAAATGAATGAAACACGAACCCTAATGCAGCACTAAGAATTTTACCATGCCCTATGTAACcctaaaaaaatgaaaatctgttcttgaaagatgTTTTATGTCGAACAAAAATGCTCTTCACAGAAACGCAACAGTCTGGTAAAAGTACTGGACAGATATCGTCGTATTCATAAGCATTTATAAATCACACATGATATTGCATTGATatgtgttgtgttgtggaGGAATTCATTGTTTCAGGAATACATATGGGAATCCTACAAAGTCATAATAACTACATCATAATAACAACGGCATCTCATGATCATTGtaaagtaaatattgataaagtaaatattgGTGACAAGTGATCAAGGCATATATGGGAAAGATAAGAAAACTTCATAAAATAGACTGGATTGTTCATTTCCTCCTCCTGCTTAGTATTCAGCCAATGATTTATTACAGTAAAAGAGGTCTTGAGTATTTAAATGTTTCCACTCTTACAAGATTACAGTAATTCAGTTGTATCCTATTACTTACATAGTCTTATCCCATCTTACAATGTAAACCATGCATTTCTAACTCCCACCATCAATCCCATCAATGAATCTTTGTCAGAGTTCAGATTCAATCAGATGAACTGCAACATTTCAGAAATAGCAGTTGTTCTAGAGAAGAGTGGATTCTTGTACTTCAACAACGCATCGTTGAACACAAcatctcgcgtttttcgcaactcTCAGCCAGGCTGGGTAAATCAAATTCCTTCTTCGACTGTCTCGTAGAACGCAAGgtctcgcgtttttcgcaacttGATATCTGGACTTGCAGGACTGAGCTTGGTCCCCTGTCAAAACAATAGCATTTCAGAACAGAAACATGCTACTGTGATTCCACCCTCTCAGAAAAGGCTTTTTTTGTAGGAGAAAAgataaataaaagaatagCTGCATGTATGAGGCACTTATTAGATACATATTTGATTATGTTGCTtgtgaataaaaataaacaacCCTTGTTGTTCATTTATTGTAGATAGTGTACATTTCTGTGTTCATGTGTAAATTTCGTCAATTAAGTAACGTAATCTTGAAATGTCCAACACTATACTCTCTCAAGTATTTATAACAATATCTTAAATCATTTCAGTTTAGTTTACGCCACTGCTTCAAATACGGATTCACAGTACAAGCTATTGTGTAAATAAGAAGCAATATCATCAGTAAAACCTCACCAATAAGTTTTGACTGGTAAAACCATGTACTGTAActaatatttactatttatATGCCGGCACTGATATATGTTtaaacaattgaagaatcacaaaatttgaaattcatgTTTGGGTGCTGAAGTGCGCACTCTAAGAAAACTCTTCCACCACCGTGCATTATCAcatctcgcgtttttcgcagCATTTGAATTCAATCTTAAACCCACAGGCTCGAATCCATGGTTGACCAAGATTTTATAAGAAACAGCGACAACAGTAAGACCCACACAATACaataacaaagaaataaaataacataaaacttttagaagagaaaagtgCTTAAATTGTAActgataaataatatatacaaaaactcTTGAGAATAATACTGCTCacattattaatatgaGATATAAAAAACAGTAcctgaaacaaaaataatagccCCAAATTACgaacaataaatatatatagggAAgcttcagtttttttttactttagtgttttttcagtttttttttgttttgttggaCTATAATCAGTCTTTTTTATCAATGTTCatattgaaagaaacaGCCTATCTAAAAATCATGGCTGGACGAACGTTTGTAATATTGTACATGTTGATCAGTCACAGAACTAGTACACTTTAGATCATACCGAAAACTATTACTACAATCATTGAGAATACAATACTGGAAGAAGCAACTCTAATCGAAGCACCCTTACCCTGTAGGACAGAAGCTGTTTGCGTGCTGCTGAATCCACTGCCGATGTTGTCAACAGAGGAACCAGATGATAATAGAACAGTCGTGGCAGCCTGTTGACGTGATGATTGTGCTTGTGCTTGTCCTTGTGTTTGAGCTTGTGAAGGTACAGAGTGTGGTGTTTGGCTACTATGAATACCACTGACTGGAGATGCAGTACCCTTTGCACTCTGAACAGATGGAGATCCAGATGGTACATTATTGCCTGCCGATTGGTGCACTGACCCAGAGCCAGATCCAGAGCCACTACCACCGGCTGTGCCAGCAGCTTGTGTTGGCTTTTCGTTGCCCGACCCTTGACCAGCCACATTTCCTGACTGAGGTTTCTGAGAGTTGACAATACCACCTACACCTGCTGTTCCAGGAGCATTAGATCCTGCACCGGATACAGTTGAGACTGGTTTTGCACTTGAAACAGTGCTGCCATGACTCTGGCCACCCACGGTTTGCGTTACTGTAGAAACAATTGTGTGACCGTGCTCATCAGTACCTGTGCTATGGGATACAACCCCGGTGAATGTGTGACCGTTAGAAACCACGGTGGTGGTGTGATCAGACCCAATATTTGCTTTAGAATTCGAAGGTGCGGGTGCATTCGTGATTGTGGTGGTTATTGTTGTAGGATTACCATTGGAGTCGGTAGTGGTGATATGCGAAATGACATCAGTTTCGGTACTGCCATTACCCCTGTCGACTGttgtggtgtagtcggctTCACCTCCAACAGAGACAGTGGAGATAGTAGTTGTACCTGTCCTGGTGACACCATCGTCGCCAACAGATGGGAAGTACGAAATTACAACAGTGGCAGTAGTAGTGTCTGCACTCACAGTTGTCGTAGTTACTGGGGGCTGCGAGTAAGCAGGAGCAGAAGTGTATACACCATCACCCACTTGATCATATGACATAACGGTCACAGTAGTGGTGACCGTCTGACCGACATCATTCGTCGTTGTAACATGAGAAACAACAGCTGTGATCGTGTGACCATCAGAAACAAACACAGATGTGTAATCTGGTTCTTCTGTTAAAGTCACAGTTGTTatgatcgtggtaggcttgccgtcggagtccgtggtcgtgatgtgcgaaacaaggtctgtatcgaagtcaccgttgcccttgtcgatcgtcgtcgtgtagtcggcctcgccggcatcacttggcttcaatgggatggtggtggtgatcgtggtaggcttgccgtcagagtccttggtcgtgatgtgcgaaacaaggtctgtctcgaagtcaccgttgcccttgtcgatcgtcgtcgtgtagtcggcctcgccggcatcacttggcttcaatgggatggtggtggtgatcgtggtaggcttgccgtcagagtccttggtcgtgatgtgcgaaacaaggtctgtctcgaagtcaccgttgcccttgtcgatcgtcgtcgtgtagtcggcctcgccggcatcacttggcttcaatgggatggtggtggtgatcgtggtaggcttgccgtcagagtccttggtcgtgatgtgcgaaacaaggtctgtctcgaagtcaccgttgcccttgtcgatcgtcgtcgtgtagtcggcctcgccggcatcacttggcttcaatgggatggtggtggtgatcgtggtaggcttgccgtcagagtccttggtcgtgatgtgcgaaacaaggtctgtctcgaagtcaccgttgcccttgtcgatcgtcgtcgtgtagtcggcctcgccggcatcacttggcttcaatgggatggtggtggtgatcgtggtaggcttgccgtcagagtccttggtcgtgatgtgcgaaacaaggtctgtctcgaagtcaccgttgcccttgtcgatcgtcgtcgtgtagtcggcctcgccggcatcacttggcttcaatgggatggtggtggtgatcgtggtaggcttgccgtcagagtccttggtcgtgatgtgcgaaacaaggtctgtctcgaagtcaccgttgcccttgtcgatcgtcgtcgtgtagtcggcctcgccggcatcacttggcttcaatgggatggtggtggtgatcgtggtaggcttgccgtcagagtccttggtcgtgatgtgcgaaacaaggtctgtctcgaagtcaccgttgcccttgtcgatcgtcgtcgtgtagtcggcctcgccggcatcacttggcttcaatgggatggtggtggtgatcgtggtaggcttgccgtcagagtccttggtcgtgatgtgcgaaacaaggtctgtctcgaagtcaccgttgcccttgtcgatcgtcgtcgtgtagtcggcctcgccggcatcacttggcttcaatgggatggtggtggtgatcgtggtaggcttgccgtcagagtccttggtcgtgatgtgcgaaacaaggtctgtctcgaagtcaccgttgcccttgtcgatcgtcgtcgtgtagtcggcctcgccggcatcacttggcttcaatgggatggtggtggtgatcgtggtaggcttgccgtcagagtccttggtcgtgatgtgcgaaacaaggtctgtctcgaagtcaccgttgcccttgtcgatcgtcgtcgtgtagtcggcctcgccggcatcacttggcttcaatgggatggtggtggtgatcgtggtaggcttgccgtcagagtccttggtcgtgatgtgcgaaacaaggtctgtctcgaagtcaccgttgcccttgtcgatcgtcgtcgtgtagtcggcctcgccggcatcacttggcttcaatgggatggtggtggtgatcgtggtaggcttgccgtcagagtccttggtcgtgatgtgcgaaacaaggtctgtctcgaagtcaccgttgcccttgtcgatcgtcgtcgtgtagtcggcctcgccggcatcacttggcttcaatgggatggtggtggtgatcgtggtaggcttgccgtcagagtccttggtcgtgatgtgcgaaacaaggtctgtctcgaagtcaccgttgcccttgtcgatcgtcgtcgtgtagtcggcctcgccggcatcacttggcttcaatgggatggtggtggtgatcgtggtaggcttgccgtcagagtccttggtcgtgatgtgcgaaacaaggtctgtctcgaagtcaccgttgcccttgtcgatcgtcgtcgtgtagtcggcctcgccggcatcacttggcttcaatgggatggtggtggtgatcgtggtaggcttgccgtcagagtccttggtcgtgatgtgcgaaacaaggtctgtctcgaagtcaccgttgcccttgtcgatcgtcgtcgtgtagtcggcctcgccggcatcacttggcttcaatgggatggtggtggtgatcgtggtaggcttgccgtcagagtccttggtcgtgatgtgcgaaacaaggtctgtctcgaagtcaccgttgcccttgtcgatcgtcgtcgtgtagtcggcctcgccggcatcacttggcttcaatgggatggtggtggtgatcgtggtaggcttgccgtcagagtccttggtcgtgatgtgcgaaacaaggtctgtctcgaagtcaccgttgcccttgtcgatcgtcgtcgtgtagtcggcctcgccggcatcacttggcttcaatgggatggtggtggtgatcgtggtaggcttgccgtcagagtccttggtcgtgatgtgcgaaacaaggtctgtctcgaagtcaccgttgcccttgtcgatcgtcgtcgtgtagtcggcctcgccggcatcacttggcttcaatgggatggtggtggtgatcgtggtaggcttgccgtcagagtccttggtcgtgatgtgcgaaacaaggtctgtctcgaagtcaccgttgcccttgtcgatcgtcgtcgtgtagtcggcctcgccggcatcacttggcttcaatgggatggtggtggtgatcgtggtaggcttgccgtcagagtccttggtcgtgatgtgcgaaacaaggtctgtctcgaagtcaccgttgcccttgtcgatcgtcgtcgtgtagtcggcctcgccggcatcacttggcttcaatgggatggtggtggtgatcgtggtaggcttgccgtcagagtccttggtcgtgatgtgcgaaacaaggtctgtctcgaagtcaccgttgcccttgtcgatcgtcgtcgtgtagtcggcctcgccggcatcacttggcttcaatgggatggtggtggtgatcgtggtaggcttgccgtcagagtccttggtcgtgatgtgcgaaacaaggtctgtctcgaagtcaccgttgcccttgtcgatcgtcgtcgtgtagtcggcctcgccggcatcacttggcttcaatgggatggtggtggtgatcgtggtaggcttgccgtcagagtccttggtcgtgatgtgcgaaacaaggtctgtctcgaagtcaccgttgcccttgtcgatcgtcgtcgtgtagtcggcctcgccggcatcacttggcttcaatgggatggtggtggtgatcgtggtaggcttgccgtcagagtccttggtcgtgatgtgcgaaacaaggtctgtctcgaagtcaccgttgcccttgtcgatcgtcgtcgtgtagtcggcctcgccggcatcacttggcttcaatgggatggtggtggtgatcgtggtaggcttgccgtcagagtccttggtcgtgatgtgcgaaacaaggtctgtctcgaagtcaccgttgcccttgtcgatcgtcgtcgtgtagtcggcctcgccggcatcacttggcttcaatgggatggtggtggtgatcgtggtaggcttgccgtcagagtccttggtcgtgatgtgcgaaacaaggtctgtctcgaagtcaccgttgcccttgtcgatcgtcgtcgtgtagtcggcctcgccggcatcacttggcttcaatgggatggtggtggtgatcgtggtaggcttgccgtcagagtccttggtcgtgatgtgcgaaacaaggtctgtctcgaagtcaccgttgcccttgtcgatcgtcgtcgtgtagtcggcctcgccggcatcacttggcttcaatgggatggtggtggtgatcgtggtaggcttgccgtcagagtccttggtcgtgatgtgcgaaacaaggtctgtctcgaagtcaccgttgcccttgtcgatcgtcgtcgtgtagtcggcctcgccggcatcacttggcttcaatgggatggtggtggtgatcgtggtaggcttgccgtcagagtccttggtcgtgatgtgcgaaacaaggtctgtctcgaagtcaccgttgcccttgtcgatcgtcgtcgtgtagtcggcctcgccggcatcacttggcttcaatgggatggtggtggtgatcgtggtaggcttgccgtcagagtccttggtcgtgatgtgcgaaacaaggtctgtctcgaagtcaccgttgcccttgtcgatcgtcgtcgtgtagtcggcctcgccggcatcacttggcttcaatgggatggtggtggtgatcgtggtaggcttgccgtcggagtccgtggtcgtgatgtgcgaaacaaggtctgtatcgaagtcaccgttgcccttgtcgatcgtcgtcgtgtagtcggcctcgccggcatcacttggcttcaatgggatggtggtggtgatcgtggtaggcttgccgtcagagtccttggtcgtgatgtgcgaaacaaggtctgtctcgaagtcaccgttgcccttgtcgatcgtcgtcgtgtagtcggcctcgccggcatcacttggcttcaatgggatggtggtggtgatcgtggtaggcttgccgtcagagtccttggtcgtgatgtgcgaaacaaggtctgtctcgaagtcaccgttgcccttgtcgatcgtcgtcgtgtagtcggcctcgccggcatcacttggcttcaatgggatggtggtggtgatcgtggtaggcttgccgtcagagtccttggtcgtgatgtgcgaaacaaggtctgtctcgaagtcaccgttgcccttgtcgatcgtcgtcgtgtagtcggcctcgccggcatcacttggcttcaatgggatggtggtggtgatcgtggtaggcttgccgtcagagtccttggtcgtgatgtgcgaaacaaggtctgtctcgaagtcaccgttgcccttgtcgatcgtcgtcgtgtagtcggcctcgccggcatcacttggcttcaatgggatggtggtggtgatcgtggtaggcttgccgtcagagtccttggtcgtgatgtgcgaaacaaggtctgtctcgaagtcaccgttgcccttgtcgatcgtcgtcgtgtagtcggcctcgccggcatcacttggcttcaatgggatggtggtggtgatcgtggtaggcttgccgtcagagtccttggtcgtgatgtgcgaaacaaggtctgtctcgaagtcaccgttgcccttgtcgatcgtcgtcgtgtagtcggaCTCTTCAATTTTCGattttgaatatcttgAGGATGACGTATATGGAGCTTGTGAATCTATATAGTCACGTGTAgcgttgaacagagtgctgctcgtaacaatatcgcccttctcatcagtggtgatgaagaacgagatccagtccgactcaatgtagtccgacgcagtggtggctgtcaCAGTCACCGGTGGAGGACTGTAGGTGGCCGTCGAGTTTGTCGTGATCAGACCCccgaattcattggtggtcgtccagtagctgatgaccagatactcagtcacttcgttgcccagatcaactgtcttcgtcacagctggaggtgcaggcccgaacgacgtgtgggGGGCCTccggcaagttgtagtcacgcgtggcgttgaacagagtgctgctcgtaacaatatcgcccttctcatcagtggtgatgaagaacgagatccagtccgactcaatgtagtccgacgcagtggtggctgtcaCAGTCACCGGTGGAGGACTGTAGGTGGCCGTCGAGTTTGTCGTGATCAGACCCccgaattcattggtggtcgtccagtagctgatgaccagatactcagtcacttcgttgcccagatcaactgtcttcgtcacagctggaggtgcaggcccgaacgacgtgtgggGGGCCTccggcaagttgtagtcacgcgtggcgttgaacagagtgctgctcgtaacaatatcgcccttctcatcagtggtgatgaagaacgagatccagtccgactcaatgtagtccgacgcagtggtggctgtcaCAGTCACCGGTGGAGGACTGTAGGTGGCCGTCGAGTTTGTCGTGATCAGACCCccgaattcattggt
This window of the Nakaseomyces glabratus chromosome L, complete sequence genome carries:
- a CDS encoding uncharacterized protein (CAGL0L00157g~Putative adhesin-like cell wall protein (adhesin cluster III); predicted GPI-anchor) → MRFRNILLLAASTVFYCTSVLAKTYENQEIVLDSATLGLTTYEDDELMVLKNAKVTLNDFTTIKLPEGISLTGNSVLKINAPSGDGTPYSIVINGKVSIDDESQFIFDGSSLSYNIVASDFDYSTFTFDINTGADGVFISKNSLMRIKLPKTTGTGIVADITFNPSIHIGGTYKAPNNSPLAILGNLEVLRSDSKVDGYFDDKLWRVDLGPDHIDENGVFTIQNDLSGNIHCQAFIGVYADIFKGTENVLIRSLGYQGYSVVSPITIDLGEGPVLGPQIVLNYILLPEGQDGFKFLNFKYLDGKSALQQMGLMYFFDGNSKDVIATAENNVIEVKNLTSQKSISVIGDHNYNISSMYIQGNPDARNGYFSFHKYENEVAILLQPISSENSDYTTTIDKGNGDFETDLVSHITTKDTDGKPTTITTTIPLYGPAPPAVTKTVDLGNEVTEYLVISYWTTTNEFGGLITTNSTATYSPPPVTVTATTASDYIESDWISFFITTDEKGDIVTSSTLFNATRDYNLPEAPHTSFGPAPPAVTKTVDLGNEVTEYLVISYWTTTNEFGGLITTNSTATYSPPPVTVTATTASDYIESDWISFFITTDEKGDIVTSSTLFNATRDYNLPEAPHTSFGPAPPAVTKTVDLGNEVTEYLVISYWTTTNEFGGLITTNSTATYSPPPVTVTATTASDYIESDWISFFITTDEKGDIVTSSTLFNATRDYNLPEAPHTSFGPAPPAVTKTVDLGNEVTEYLVISYWTTTNEFGGLITTNSTATYSPPPVTVTATTASDYIESDWISFFITTDEKGDIVTSSTLFNATRDYNLPEAPHTSFGPAPPAVTKTVDLGNEVTEYLVISYWTTTNEFGGLITTNSTATYSPPPVTVTATTASDYIESDWISFFITTDEKGDIVTSSTLFNATRDYNLPEAPHTSFGPAPPAVTKTVDLGNEVTEYLVISYWTTTNEFGGLITTNSTATYSPPPVTVTATTASDYIESDWISFFITTDEKGDIVTSSTLFNATRDYNLPEAPHTSFGPAPPAVTKTVDLGNEVTEYLVISYWTTTNEFGGLITTNSTATYSPPPVTVTATTASDYIESDWISFFITTDEKGDIVTSSTLFNATRDYIDSQAPYTSSSRYSKSKIEESDYTTTIDKGNGDFETDLVSHITTKDSDGKPTTITTTIPLKPSDAGEADYTTTIDKGNGDFETDLVSHITTKDSDGKPTTITTTIPLKPSDAGEADYTTTIDKGNGDFETDLVSHITTKDSDGKPTTITTTIPLKPSDAGEADYTTTIDKGNGDFETDLVSHITTKDSDGKPTTITTTIPLKPSDAGEADYTTTIDKGNGDFETDLVSHITTKDSDGKPTTITTTIPLKPSDAGEADYTTTIDKGNGDFETDLVSHITTKDSDGKPTTITTTIPLKPSDAGEADYTTTIDKGNGDFDTDLVSHITTTDSDGKPTTITTTIPLKPSDAGEADYTTTIDKGNGDFETDLVSHITTKDSDGKPTTITTTIPLKPSDAGEADYTTTIDKGNGDFETDLVSHITTKDSDGKPTTITTTIPLKPSDAGEADYTTTIDKGNGDFETDLVSHITTKDSDGKPTTITTTIPLKPSDAGEADYTTTIDKGNGDFETDLVSHITTKDSDGKPTTITTTIPLKPSDAGEADYTTTIDKGNGDFETDLVSHITTKDSDGKPTTITTTIPLKPSDAGEADYTTTIDKGNGDFETDLVSHITTKDSDGKPTTITTTIPLKPSDAGEADYTTTIDKGNGDFETDLVSHITTKDSDGKPTTITTTIPLKPSDAGEADYTTTIDKGNGDFETDLVSHITTKDSDGKPTTITTTIPLKPSDAGEADYTTTIDKGNGDFETDLVSHITTKDSDGKPTTITTTIPLKPSDAGEADYTTTIDKGNGDFETDLVSHITTKDSDGKPTTITTTIPLKPSDAGEADYTTTIDKGNGDFETDLVSHITTKDSDGKPTTITTTIPLKPSDAGEADYTTTIDKGNGDFETDLVSHITTKDSDGKPTTITTTIPLKPSDAGEADYTTTIDKGNGDFETDLVSHITTKDSDGKPTTITTTIPLKPSDAGEADYTTTIDKGNGDFETDLVSHITTKDSDGKPTTITTTIPLKPSDAGEADYTTTIDKGNGDFETDLVSHITTKDSDGKPTTITTTIPLKPSDAGEADYTTTIDKGNGDFETDLVSHITTKDSDGKPTTITTTIPLKPSDAGEADYTTTIDKGNGDFETDLVSHITTKDSDGKPTTITTTIPLKPSDAGEADYTTTIDKGNGDFETDLVSHITTKDSDGKPTTITTTIPLKPSDAGEADYTTTIDKGNGDFETDLVSHITTKDSDGKPTTITTTIPLKPSDAGEADYTTTIDKGNGDFETDLVSHITTKDSDGKPTTITTTIPLKPSDAGEADYTTTIDKGNGDFETDLVSHITTKDSDGKPTTITTTIPLKPSDAGEADYTTTIDKGNGDFETDLVSHITTKDSDGKPTTITTTIPLKPSDAGEADYTTTIDKGNGDFETDLVSHITTKDSDGKPTTITTTIPLKPSDAGEADYTTTIDKGNGDFETDLVSHITTKDSDGKPTTITTTIPLKPSDAGEADYTTTIDKGNGDFETDLVSHITTKDSDGKPTTITTTIPLKPSDAGEADYTTTIDKGNGDFETDLVSHITTKDSDGKPTTITTTIPLKPSDAGEADYTTTIDKGNGDFETDLVSHITTKDSDGKPTTITTTIPLKPSDAGEADYTTTIDKGNGDFETDLVSHITTKDSDGKPTTITTTIPLKPSDAGEADYTTTIDKGNGDFETDLVSHITTKDSDGKPTTITTTIPLKPSDAGEADYTTTIDKGNGDFETDLVSHITTKDSDGKPTTITTTIPLKPSDAGEADYTTTIDKGNGDFDTDLVSHITTTDSDGKPTTIITTVTLTEEPDYTSVFVSDGHTITAVVSHVTTTNDVGQTVTTTVTVMSYDQVGDGVYTSAPAYSQPPVTTTTVSADTTTATVVISYFPSVGDDGVTRTGTTTISTVSVGGEADYTTTVDRGNGSTETDVISHITTTDSNGNPTTITTTITNAPAPSNSKANIGSDHTTTVVSNGHTFTGVVSHSTGTDEHGHTIVSTVTQTVGGQSHGSTVSSAKPVSTVSGAGSNAPGTAGVGGIVNSQKPQSGNVAGQGSGNEKPTQAAGTAGGSGSGSGSGSVHQSAGNNVPSGSPSVQSAKGTASPVSGIHSSQTPHSVPSQAQTQGQAQAQSSRQQAATTVLLSSGSSVDNIGSGFSSTQTASVLQGKGASIRVASSSIVFSMIVVIVFGMI